CCGTGCGGTAAAGGACGGTTTCTTGTCCGCAAAACAACAATTCGTTGATGTCCCCGGGTTTAAGATCCGTCGACAATGCCACCGCATACCAACTTTTTGGATAGGGAGGCAGATTCAAAATCCGCGATGTTGCAGCCATGTATTTTTAAAACGCTTCGATCGATTCCCAAGATAGGGAGGCCATGCAAACTAACGATTGCGCGGTGAATTTGGATCACCTTTGGAGAGAATTCTTTGCAAGTGCAGCCTTTTCAGGCCTCGCTCCGATATAACACGTGGCCGCTTTGTCATAGCTCGCCGAGCGAACGGTGACTCTCTATTACCCTAAGACGCCCACGTTTAACCTTCTGCGGACCCCGAATTGCTTTGCCGAATCATCGGGAAATTGAATGTAATCCCATGCGCCTGAAATTCGGTGCTAGCGCGCCATTGTTTCTGCCTCCAGTTTCACACAGTCGCTCCTTCAGAAGGAAGCGATCACCCGAAAACGATCCGAAAGGCCCATTATAATTTGGGAAGTTCTGGAAATTTCATTCCTTAGCGCTTTATCATTGGAGAGGTATCTATGTTTGTTTCAGGCTTAACAATCGTCAAAAATGGGGTCAAACTCAGGTATCCATTCCTCGAGTCCATCCAGTCATTGCTGCCGGTTTGCGACGAGTTTATCGCAGTGATCGGTGATTGTGAAGACGATACCCGCGAGCGCATATTGGCTTTGAATTCGCCCAAGATCAAGATCGTGGATACGGTCTGGGATCCCAAGATGCGTGAAGGCGGCAAGATTTTGGCGCAACAAACCAATATTGGGATTGACCAGTGCAAGGGCGACTGGATTTTTTACATGCAAGCAGATGACATGGTGCATGAAAAGGATCTCCCGGAAATCAAAGCTGAAATGGAGGCCTGCCTCCATGATCCCGCGATTGAAGGCTTGCTTTTTCCCTACCATCATTTTTGGACTTACGATTACATCACGATCGGTCGCGCCTACCGCCGGGAGATCAGGATCGTGCGCAACATTCCCGGTCTGCGCTCCTACCGCGATGCACAAGGCTTTAGAAAGTACCCTAGCATCGCTGACTATGAAAACGGTCATGCGGGAGTTAAATTGCAATGCAAGCTCATTCGCCCCCATGTTTTTGCCTACGGTCGTGTGCGGCCTCCCAAGGAAGAGCATGAGAAAATCCTGGAATTTGTGCGGTATTGGCAGAGTGATGCCGAAATCGCAAAGCGCTTTGAGGGCAAGGATCAATTTGAATATGAAAAGGTAGATCGGGTAATGCCCTTTCCTGCCGATGGACACCCTGCATTGATGGCAGAGCGCATTCGGCTCAATACCTACCATGTCGTACCGCAGCAGGGGCACTTTACGCTGAGAAAGCGCCTGCGCAATTGGGTCGAGCGCCTCACAGGCTGGCGCATCGGTGAATACAAAAATTATAAGATCGTCAAGAAGGCTTAATTGAGCCGTATCTGCATGTTCAAAAACAAGCCGGGACAGAAGGCATCGACCATTCGGGATCTATAGGCTTGATTTGTGCGGGTTACTGCTGACACCATCTGCGGCCCGCGCAGAAACCTAGCACCACAACATGCGCGAGCGGCGCTAGCCAAAACCC
This DNA window, taken from Bacteroidota bacterium, encodes the following:
- a CDS encoding glycosyltransferase family 2 protein; its protein translation is MFVSGLTIVKNGVKLRYPFLESIQSLLPVCDEFIAVIGDCEDDTRERILALNSPKIKIVDTVWDPKMREGGKILAQQTNIGIDQCKGDWIFYMQADDMVHEKDLPEIKAEMEACLHDPAIEGLLFPYHHFWTYDYITIGRAYRREIRIVRNIPGLRSYRDAQGFRKYPSIADYENGHAGVKLQCKLIRPHVFAYGRVRPPKEEHEKILEFVRYWQSDAEIAKRFEGKDQFEYEKVDRVMPFPADGHPALMAERIRLNTYHVVPQQGHFTLRKRLRNWVERLTGWRIGEYKNYKIVKKA